Genomic window (Candidatus Methylomirabilota bacterium):
CGGGGCGCCCCAGGGAGATCTGGCCGCCACCGACAAGACGACGAAGCACGGCACCATCGTGCGCTTCAAGCCCGACGCCAAGATATTCGAGGAGACGACGTTCTCCTTCGACACGCTCTCCAACCGGCTGCGCGAGCTGGCCTTCCTCAACAAGGGCCTCAAGATCGTCATCGAGGACGAGCGCGACGGCCGCAGCCACACCTTCCTCTACAAGGGCGGCATCATCGAGTTCATCAAGCACCTGAACCAGAACAAGACGCCCATCCATCCGAAGGTGCTCTTCTTCGAGGGCAAGAAGGACAACATCGAGGTCGAGGTGGCTCTGCAGTACAACGACGGCTACCAGGAGAGCGTGTTCTCGTTCGCGAACAACATCAACACCCGCGAGGGCGGCACGCACCTCACCGGCTTCCGCGCCGCGCTGACCGGCACGCTCTCCAACTACGCCAAGGCCAACGGGTTCCTCAAGAGCTTCAAGGGGGACGTCAGCGGCGAGGACGTGCGCGAGGGGCTGACCGCGGTGGTCTCGGTGCGCATCCCCGACCCGCAGTTCGAGGGGCAGACCAAGGCCAAGCTTGGGAACTCGGACGTCAAGGGCCTCGTCCAGCAAATCGTCAACGACCGGCTCGGCGAGACGTTCGAGGAAGATCCGACCACCGCGCGGAAGATCGTCGACAAGTGCGTGCGGGCGGCCCAGGCCCGCGAGGCCGCGCGCAAGGCGCGCGAGCTGACCCGCAAGGGCGGGCGCGACGACGAGGGCCTCTCGGCGAAGCTCGCCGACTGCTCGGAGCGCGAGCCGCAGTTCCGCGAGATCTTCCTGGTCGAGGGCGATTCCGCGGGCGGCTCGGCCAAGCAGGGGCGCGACCGCAAGACCCAGGCGGTCCTCCCACTGCGCGGCAAGATCATCAACGCGGAGAAGGCCCGTTACGACAAGGTCCTGTCCCACAATGAAATCCGGCTCCTGATCTCGGCCCTCGGCACCGGCATCGGGCCCGAGGAGTTCGACCTCAGCAAGCTGCGCTACCACAAGGTGATCTTGATGACGGACGCCGACGTGGACGGCGCCCACATCCGGACCCTGCTGCTGACCTTCTTCTTCCGTCACATGGTGCAGGTGATCGAGGCCGGCCACCTGTTCATCGCCCAGCCGCCGCTCTTCAAGGTGAAGAAGGGGCGCGCGGAGCGGTACCTGATGAGCGAGCGGGAGATGGAAGAGTTCCTGCTCGAGCAGTGGGTCGAGAAGGCGAGCATCAAGGTCCCCGGCAAGGCGGCGCCGCTGCGGGGGGAGGCGCTCCTGGAAGCCCTCAAGCGGGTGCTGGAGTTCCGCGCCCTGCTCGCGAAGATCAGCCGCCGCGGCATTCCCGCCGCGATCCTCGACGGGCTGGTCCGGCGCAAGTTCCGGGCGGGCAAGCGGGGCGTGGGGGACGGGGAGATCGCCGCCGCGGTGGCGGAGGTCGCCGCGGAGCTGCCCGGGTGGTCGGCCCAGCTCGTCGGCGGCGACAATGGGGACGCGGCGATGGTGCAGGTGGTGGGTCCGCACACCGCGCAGTTCAGCATCGACGCGCTGAAGTCGCCCGACTACGCGCAGCTGCTCGATCTGCACGCCGAGATCGCGGGCATCCACAAGGGCCCGTGCACGATCGTGGACGCGGCGGAGAAGGAGGTCCAGACCGGGAGCCTGGACGAGATGATGCGCGTCATCATGGAGCAGGCCAAGGACGGAGCCACGCTCCAGCGGTACAAGGGGCTCGGGGAGATGAACCCCGAGCAGCTCTGGGAGACGACCATGAACCCGGAGACGCGCACCCTGCTGCGCGTGACCATGGAGGACGCGGTCGGCGCCGACGAGATGTTCACGGTGCTGATGGGCGACGCGGTGGAGCCGCGCCGCGACTTCATCGAGAAGAACGCGCTGGACGTGATCAACCTCGACATCTAGGAGCCGTCAGACCCGATCCATGAGCCCCGAGCGACAGGCGCCCGTTCCGATCGAAGAGGAGATGCGGAAGTCGTATCTCGACTACGCCATGTCCGTCATCGTCGGCCGCGCGCTGCCCGACATCCGCGACGGCCTCAAGCCGGTCCACCGCCGGGTGCTCTTCGCCATGCACGAGCTGGGGCTGAACTGGAACCGCGCGTACAAGAAGTCGGCCCGCGTGGTCGGCGAGGTGCTCGGCAAGTACCACCCCCACGGCGACGCCCCGGTCTATGAAGCCCTCGTGAGAATGGTCCAGGAATTCTCCCTGCGCTATCCGCTGGTGGACGGGCAGGGCAACTTCGGCTCGATCGACGGCGACCCGCCCGCGGCCATGCGCTACACCGAGACGCGCCTGGCCAAGATCGCCCACGAGCTGCTGGCCGACATCGACAAGGACACCGTCGACTTCACGCCGAACTTCGACGAGTCGCTGCAGGAGCCGGTGGTCCTGCCCACCAAGGTGCCGAACCTGCTCGTCAATGGCTCCTCCGGCATCGCGGTCGGCATGGCCACGAACATCCCGCCCCACAATCTCCGTGAGGTGGTGGACGGGCTCA
Coding sequences:
- the gyrB gene encoding DNA topoisomerase (ATP-hydrolyzing) subunit B, which translates into the protein MADTYTASDIKVLEGLEAVRKRPAMYIGDTGAYGLHHLVYEAVDNSVDEALAGYCDSIKVILHSDGSCSVGDNGRGIPVDIHKESGKTAAEVVLTVLHAGGKFEHSAYKVSGGLHGVGISVVNALSEWLELEIRRQGKVWTQRYEYGAPQGDLAATDKTTKHGTIVRFKPDAKIFEETTFSFDTLSNRLRELAFLNKGLKIVIEDERDGRSHTFLYKGGIIEFIKHLNQNKTPIHPKVLFFEGKKDNIEVEVALQYNDGYQESVFSFANNINTREGGTHLTGFRAALTGTLSNYAKANGFLKSFKGDVSGEDVREGLTAVVSVRIPDPQFEGQTKAKLGNSDVKGLVQQIVNDRLGETFEEDPTTARKIVDKCVRAAQAREAARKARELTRKGGRDDEGLSAKLADCSEREPQFREIFLVEGDSAGGSAKQGRDRKTQAVLPLRGKIINAEKARYDKVLSHNEIRLLISALGTGIGPEEFDLSKLRYHKVILMTDADVDGAHIRTLLLTFFFRHMVQVIEAGHLFIAQPPLFKVKKGRAERYLMSEREMEEFLLEQWVEKASIKVPGKAAPLRGEALLEALKRVLEFRALLAKISRRGIPAAILDGLVRRKFRAGKRGVGDGEIAAAVAEVAAELPGWSAQLVGGDNGDAAMVQVVGPHTAQFSIDALKSPDYAQLLDLHAEIAGIHKGPCTIVDAAEKEVQTGSLDEMMRVIMEQAKDGATLQRYKGLGEMNPEQLWETTMNPETRTLLRVTMEDAVGADEMFTVLMGDAVEPRRDFIEKNALDVINLDI